In Bactrocera neohumeralis isolate Rockhampton chromosome 5, APGP_CSIRO_Bneo_wtdbg2-racon-allhic-juicebox.fasta_v2, whole genome shotgun sequence, the genomic window TGGTGGGATGTATGCCGGTTGCGAGATGTAAAAAGtccttaactttttcaaatatatagtTGCCATCAGAGACATAGTTCCATAGACGCGAGGAATCTTTGTATGCGACCTCCAAGTACTTTGCCTTGCCCTCGTTTACCACAAGACCAATCTTTTTCGCTAATTTTTTTAGGCTGGAAAAGACTGCGCTGACAGTACTGTTGTTAAGGCCTACGATGTCAGCATCATCTACGTACCCCAGTACCATTGTACTTTTAGAATACTTTTCCAGCATTATCTTGACGCACGAAACGGAATCACCCTGTCTAAAAGCTCGTTTGTTATCGAAAGCTTCCAGAGTACCTTCCCGATTTTGACGGACTTAATGTCATTCATATGCATATCTGTATGAGTTTCGCAGGCATACCAACTATATAGACTATAATTTgaacaaactttaaaaattgttcagagaATGCACTGAGAAATTTCTAACGATCTGTTGAATATGCAACAACTTCTTTTCGCGCTTAAGTACGCTTAAGTTTATGAAGCTCCTCAGAAAAACGAGTGTTTTCGAGactttgattaattttattttgcgatCCACCCAGAAATGCGGATTATGAATAAAAACAGAGAACCCTAAAGTTGTGcctagaatatttaaaaaaagtgcttAGTGGACTCGCTTGCTTTCTTGGCAGAACTGGTTCCAGAAAAtctattatttcttaatttttcaattagtttCTGAATTTAATCTTTTCTcactaaactttcaaaaatattcaattaaaattctcTTGGGTTAACTGACTTTGAATAATcccttaatataataaaaaagggACTGACggcaattattatttatactttttgagCAGGTacctttatgtacatatgtatgtgttttgagACATGGAGTAGTTCTAGACAAAAACATACAAGTAAACAGTGGATAACACTAAGACAATAGTAACTCTATAATTCAGAATCGAATTAcagcataaacaaataaataacattgtTTACGAAAATAGCATTTTCACCCAGTTCaggtaattaaaatttagactTCActgtttgaaaacaaaaagtgcTATCGCCAAGAACTCCGATAAGGTGAATTTGCCTAATTACAAATTGATGTTCGCGCTCGTCAATTCTGTTAACAGTCGCTTATCAGACAACCCCGAAACCAATGTCTCGCTGCACCCAGTGTCAAGTTCGTACAAATGGAGCAAGATAACTTCCGACACAGACACTAGCTTACACGATTTCCGCGAGTCAGTCCAAAAGTAACGTTTTAGAACTCGCGGTGGATCGTGACGAAGGTGCAGCTCTACAAAATCTCTCTAGAAAGTACTTAAAACTTTGCAATGTTGAACCTACGATTTCAACTGTTCACAGCGCTTGCTTTCATCGCGCTGTCATGGACCCAAGCGGCCAGCATATTTTCGGGTGCTTCGTTCAGTCGCATTGTGGGCGGTTCGTCGGCAGTTTCTATTAACATACCGTACATTGTCTCTCTCAAAACATTCGGCTTCCACATTTGTGGCGGTTCGATAATCAATGCACGCACCGTAGTCACCGCAGCTCATTGCCTGGTGGCCAGCGATGCTAAGGATTTACAAATTCATGCAGGCGCAAAGACGCGCTCTTCGCACGAGGGCGTGTTGATCAACGTTGCTGCGATTCATTATGACCGCCGCTTCAGCATGGAGACCATGGATTACGACATCGGTTTGGTGCGTCTGTCCAATGCGCTCATCTTCAGCTTACGCATACAGCCAATCGCTTTGCCCGCAGCTGGTGAATTAGTGTTGGATACTGATGTCGGTTTGGTGGCCGGTTGGGGTTACAAGTCCGCTTATGGGCCAGGCTCTTACGTTTTGCGGTACGCTCGTGTGCCTATTGTCAATCAGACTGTGTGCAATGAGCAGTTAGAAGGATCGGTCACTGATCGCATGCTCTGTGCTGGCTATGCTGAAGGTGGCATCGATGCCTGCCAAATGGATTCGGGCGGTCCGTTGGTAGTGGACGAGAAACTTGTGGGCATCGTGTCATGGGGTGTTGGTTGTGCGCGTCCTAATAAGCCCGGTGTTTATACACGCGTTGCACAGCTGATCGACTGGGTGCAGACCACCCTGGCAGAGAAGTACGCGGACAGCATTCCCAGAgataggaaaaaataaaaaagcaagtgaAAAGCAAAGAATTAATTGTGacgaaatttattgaaataaaaattggccTTATTGAGATATCATATAAAAGAAaggaatttaaattaatgttgTGATAACTACTTATTAAGTTCCACACTAGGTGTAGATATGGTTATTGataaaagttttaagttttaaaattttctgggtCAAACGGTATACCTACTAATTGTATGTAAGGAGTGTTAGTCTACCAAACACGAGCTTATTGACAATTTTGGTGTTAAGCATTATGCGTAAGCATATCAGTTCTTAAAACCTTCATTGAGAACACCAGTTCTATTTataagaagaaaaatttatacttttagTCGAATTTAATCttcaaatcttcttcttcttctttattggcgtcgAAACTGCTAACGCGTTtacagccgagtttacaacagcgcgccagtcgtttcttcttttcgttcgCAATTTGGTGCCAATTCGAGccagtgtagccaggtcctgatctctccaacggagaggaggtcttcttcttcctctgcttcccaccgcgggtactgcgtcgaatactttcagagataGAACGTTTGCTTTCATTCGGCC contains:
- the LOC126758649 gene encoding trypsin-4-like, translated to MLNLRFQLFTALAFIALSWTQAASIFSGASFSRIVGGSSAVSINIPYIVSLKTFGFHICGGSIINARTVVTAAHCLVASDAKDLQIHAGAKTRSSHEGVLINVAAIHYDRRFSMETMDYDIGLVRLSNALIFSLRIQPIALPAAGELVLDTDVGLVAGWGYKSAYGPGSYVLRYARVPIVNQTVCNEQLEGSVTDRMLCAGYAEGGIDACQMDSGGPLVVDEKLVGIVSWGVGCARPNKPGVYTRVAQLIDWVQTTLAEKYADSIPRDRKK